The Labrus mixtus unplaced genomic scaffold, fLabMix1.1 SCAFFOLD_174, whole genome shotgun sequence genome segment GGGATGGTTGACATCTCCTCCTGACATCCTGAGAATATTCACTCAGAGGCTATTTTGCTCCGACGCTAACGCTAACGTCACACAGACATGAGGACCGTTTCACCTGATGTTTAAtctgaacgcacacacactaaccctccacacacacataaacaatgtAAAGGACGATGGTCATAGTCAGGTAatcgtatgttggagtaatcccaggatgagtctgcagagggcgctaaacgcctcgttctgtaaatcacgccgtagttccccgatatgaaaccgaGAATTTCagcagacggcttcaagcctctgaaacctcttacaGAGACTCTGTTCTCTCAGACCTGGAGAGCAGCACtcctctggcagccctgcagcgttctgccccctcaggaaggcttccagagagctgaccaatcagaagagagtgggcacATGACAGGTGAACATTACAGGTGAACACTTTAATTCAAAAGAATCATATTTACAGGGCACCATTTTGggctgaatgctaatgttagcgttaGCTAACAggttattaaatatgttttaaactcATATATGTCTCAGTATCTGTCTCTGTACTTTCTCATCAACCAATGAAAACAGTTTCTCAGATTTGACGACTCCTGGAGCTTCACAGTAAGACACTCCCACCCCTGGGCAACATGGCCGCCGTGAGAATGTGGTGAAGACGAGTGTGAAAGTcactaaaacatgttaaatctaaaaataagaaatatattCACATCACctcccgacacacacacacacacacacacacacacacacacacacagacacacacacagacacacacacacacacacacacacacacacacacacacacacacacacacacacacacagacacacacacacacacacacacacagacacacacacacacacacagacacacacacacacacactcacacacacactcacacacagacacacacacacacacacacagacacacacacacacacacatacagacacacacagacacacacagacacacacagacacacacagacacacacacacacacacagacacacacagacacacacacacacacacagacacacacagacacacacagacacacacagacacacacacacacacacagacacacacacacacagacacacacacacacacacagacacacacacagacacacacacacacacacacacacacacacacacacacacacacacacacagacacacacacacacacacacagacacacacacacacacacacacacacacacacagacacacacacacacacacacactcacacacacactcacacacagacacacacacacacacacacagacacacacacacacacatacagacacacacagacacacacagacacacacacacacacacagacacacacacagacacacacacacacacacacacagacacacacacacacacacacacacacacacacacacacatacacacacacacacacacacatacacacacatacacacacagacacagacacacacacacacacacacacacacacacacacacacacacacacacacatacacacatctatTGTTATCTGGTTGAGACCCTGTTTGGTTTCTACTCCTCTTCTGGActcagtttctgtttttcttgatgaaataaaagagaagaagaagaaacgccTCTCTGGATGTGTGAttggcagggggggggggtgagggtgCAGGTTCAGGGTGTCGGTGTTTGACGCTGACGCGGGGGGTGGGAGGGAGACTGTGACTGACGTGTCTGTGCACCAATAGGAAGCCGGGGATGCCTCGCACGTGCACACAATTGGCTTAAAATAAAGAGCTGTGCGTCCTGTTCCTGCGGTGATTGATTGGTGAAGGTTTGTGGAAAACATGAATCCGGAGCTGCGGGTGTGAAGGCAGCCTGCGGGGTCTGAAGGCAGACGATGCAGCAGAATGGAGCTCCCTCTTTTCTGCGGTGTTTGTGTGCGGGATTAGCCGCTACttagccgtgtgtgtgtgtgtgtgtgtgtgtgtgtgtgtgtgtgtgtgtagacgcAGGGCGCAGCGAGACGCCAGTCAGGTGGATGCGTCTGCAGTGATCCAGGTCGCCCCTATGGATCGCGTCCATGGATGTCTTCAAACCCGCTTTGGACAGTAGTTTGAGTCCCAAGGCGTGCGTCCCCTCGTCTGAAGAAGCTGACGTGTTCCGCTGGCCCCCCCCGGAGGATGGAAGCAGCGCCGCCAAGGACCCGCTCCCCCCCGGAGCATCGGGCTTCTGGACGGCCGTGTTCGACTATGAAGCGACTGCGGAGGACGAGCTCAGCCTGCGGAGGGGAGACCTGGTGGAGGTCCTGTCCAAAGACTCCCTGGTGTCCGGGGATGAGGGCTGGTGGACCGGCATGATCGCGGACCGGGTGGGCATCTTCCCCTCTAATTATGTGAGCAAAGGGAACGGCATACCGGAGGAGATCCGGGACACTCCGGAGCAGCAGTACTCAGTGCCTCCTCTACACCGTGAGTATCCCATTGTGCTATATACCTGAGCTAATCAAACGAGGGTGCTATGCTATCACAGGTCCTGCTCTGTGCTTGGTCAGgaggccagagagagagagagagagagagagagagagagagagagctgtgtcATGGCAGACTCTCTCCTGCTGGCCTACACAGTCCTGACTGCTGGTCCCAGCATCCCCTCAGCTTCAGGACCATTCTTTAACCCCCacctgtcaaacaaacaaacaaacaaacaaacaggcagcTGCGGTCAGTGATGCacacatcctcccccccccccccccatcctcagCAGGAAGAATATCAACAGAAGTGAGCATGCAACTCCTTCAAACACAACACCAGATCATCTCCAAATGTTCACCTTCACAACGCCCTCTAAAGAAATGCATCGACTTCAGATGCATTCACTTACAATAGATGTGGTGtttgcagagagagggagagagggagagggagggcgagagaggAAGCTTCTGCAGCTCAATGTGCAGCCGAGGCCTCAGACAGACTCAGTAAGCAGAATCCAGAGCAGCACTGCAGAGTGGAGATActctgtgtgttctttgtgAAGCTTCACTTCCTGCAGACGATGACAACATCAGTATGTGAGCGTAAACAGGCTGATAAAGCGAGGGCGGTCCACGCCGTCTCAGCTGTCTTTGTTGGCGTTCAGCTCTTcacactctgcagcagcagctggccTACTTTCCCACAGAATCACACCTGAAATATTCATCAAGGTCAGTCTGCTCGGTGGAGTGTTTCTGAGTCCACAACATGAGAGTGtttacagacacaaagacacaaacctCATGTAAACTGTCAGAGTGCAGACggtcatgcagcagcaggttcattagagcacggagatggtagaggtggcgtgcagacagtctatggtcgtgcagcgatcacagggaataaaggtcaccaccccctcccactggcccctcccactggcccctcccactggctccaggtgaattctcctgattatatcctgctgtgttctcacatcagatcactctgactttctgcagaataaatacgaggtggctggaggagaaacattcagatgtttgagttcatgacgctcagactgataaacatcacaaaatgttttttctttgcagttCAGAAGTTTTGCTCTCAGATGAGCGTTTTGTTTGGAGCGAAGGAAACATCGACTGTttgatgttgaaataaaaacctgtcaCTCATTTCATCGttgtcctctctttctcttgagTCCTGGAGATCGATTTCTCCGAGCTGACCCTGGAGGAGATCATCGGCGTGGGCGGGTTTGGAAAAGTCTACCGTGCGGTGTGGCGGGGCTTCGAGGTGGCCGTGAAGGCGGCGCGACGGGACCCCGATGAAGACCCCGAGCAGACTCTGGAGAGCGTGCGTCAGGAGGCCAAACTGTTCGCCATGCTCAACCACCAAAACATCATGGCCCTGCTGGGGGTGTGTCTGCTGGAGCCCAACCTGTGCCTGGTCATGGAGTTTGCCCGGGGTGGCGCCCTCAACCGCGCCCTCGCTGGGAAACGCATCCCGCCGTGCACGCTGGTGGACTGGGCCGTGCAGATCGCCCGCGGGATGCTCTACCTCCACAGCCAGGCCATCGTCCCCATCATCCACCGAGACCTCAAGTCCAGCAACAGTAAGAACTCCTCCCCGACCCCCcctgcatgtttctgtgtgaattAAAACAAcgaccacagggggcgccatgCCCTCGCTCCGGTTGGCCATGATCCATCTCACCATGTAAGAGCTGTTTGGAcgtcaacagaaaacaaaatttAACAGAATTCAAAGTTTTTTCAGTCATCGATTTTCAAATTAATGTctgcattaaaaatatataaaaaagaacGTCAATACTTAACAGATTAATGGACGTGTTTAGATTCAGATTCATGTGtgaaactaaaatataaatCCTCACATTTAAGAGgctgaaacaaaataaaatcctacATTTTGCTTTAAAGTGAAATTCTTTTTCTGTGTCCTACGGGCcggataaaaagataaacagataaaataaataaatgagacaaATACACTTCCTACACTGCAAAAGTTTACAGGGATTAAAAACAGTAAAGGGattaaaaacagtaaagttcataaagcagcaacctccggtgttgaaacatgaggtcgatgctgaagtgtaaaatcctgcagttcctggagtgtccactagaggctggctgcagaagcacaggaagtcacatacacacccattctaaaaagccagtttttacagcagagattaacatgtttacagcctggttaaaaaaaacaaacaggtgtgattagctcatgtctcgatggacacacactgtacggggggtgaatgttttgatgactcatcagttttgatttgatgaaggataagagttattcacaataaggcgtgtagctgacctgattgacaggtgggcgcggtgtaacggtttgtcaggaggtttaaaacccgcctcagctccagctctcagcctgtcgttaggttgactgaaagttagactgagacagcatttccagcatggagaccgccatcgatgggactccagcgccccctgcagggacagacgggggacgtcactcagacttcatctgttaatatttacattaGGAATGCAGCGATTGGGTAAATGAGGACCGAGACTGATGTTTGTGTCACTGCTTACAGTCTCCTACAAGGTGACATTTTCACTCAGTTCAAACAGCTGATTTCTTCTGCCCAAtgaaaaacctcttctctgactCAGCAGGTCAGGTGGGCTGGATGTCCCCATTAAACTGATAAGACACAACAGATCAACCTTTGCAGATCACATCAGCTCTTATCACATTATGTGCAATGTGCTGATGTCTGTCAACGGGCAGATATCGGCCGATAGCGAGGtgaaacagatctctgtgtgtgtgtgtgtgtgtgtgtgtgtgtgtgtgtgtgtgtgtgtgtgtgtgtgtgtgtgtgtgtgtgtgtgtgtgtgtgtgtgtgtgtgtgtgtgtgtgtgtgtgtgtgtgtgtgtgtgtgtgtgtgtgtgtgtgtgtgtgtgtgtgtgtgtgtgtgtgtgtgtgtgtgtgtgtgtgtgtgtgtgtgtgtgtgtgtgtgtgtgtgtgtgtgtgtgtgtgtgtgtgtgtgtgtgtgtgtgtgtgtgtgtgtgtgtgtgtgtgtgtgtgtgtgtgtgtgtgtgtgtgtgtgtgtgtgtgtgtgtgtgtgtgtgtgtgtgtgtgtgtgtgtgtgtgtgtgtgtgtgtgtgtgtgtgtgtgtgtgtgtgtgtgtctgtgagatctTACATTTCACCCGACTGGATCCCCTAAATCCCAAGCCTATTACTGAGGACTTAGCGTGCGCCCTGCCCCCTGGCGCCCTATTGGACGCTCCCTCAGCACACACAGCCAGCCTCTGCCTGTCATTGGCTCGCCGTGTGGTGATCAGCTCAGGAGCGTCACGTCCTATAGGCCGCTTTAAAGAGTTAAAGTGTGTCCCACTAGAGTGTCTCTGAGggggaacccccccccccccccccccgggacAGGACGGGAGGACTGTCACCACGATTTACAACTTAATCTAAACGCCATTGAACTTGttctaaatgtaaacaaacctGAGGAGCCGGTgtaaggtcagaggtcagttaGTGATCACTCTCTGGTGTTCATTCACGATACCTAAAGTCGTGCAGCCTCCACTCTGTCTTTTTGGAAGGGACATAAAAGTAACTTTAACACCAAAAGCCATCTTCTCTTCATCGCTCTCTGCATGGCGCCCGCGTGCTTCCTGTGTTTAGTCAACTCATACTTTTATTGGTTGATTTGTTTGCAGCCTGATTTCTGGCAGATAGCTCATAACTTAAGagcaattacaaaaaaaatctcttgatCTCATTTCGACTCCCAGCGATGTAAAAACAGggaccaggtttttttttttaaatcaggactTCCTCTTTCAGAAGTCTCCTGTTTCATGTTCAGctggttcttcttttttttttgcccccacCCTTAATTTATTCTCTCTTTTCGGTCCcttactactttttttttatatgctttTATTGCAATACATATAGAGAGTCAGGTTAAGCATactgttaaagaaataaaaaaaagaagtaggaaAGGATTAAATGCGGGTTCTTCTAAACCACTTCATGAGAAGCTCGTGTCTAATCGTTGGTTACAGAACTTCAGAAGGCGCTCGGGACGTTTTTAAAGACGTGGTCGACTGAGACTCCGCCCAGTGACGCAGCGCTGAGGTAAAGGAGTGGAACGATGACGAAGCTGACGCCAAAAACATGAATGGGTGTTCATTAAAGTGGAGCAGCGAGCGTCTAAAATCTAAACATTTAATCCACTTCATTAAGAATCATGTGCAGGTGTGTTTAATGTTTCCTGCAGCTTTAAGGGTCTGAAACATTAGAGCCATACATGCAGCAgatgtaaggggggggggggcgcagcCTGCAGACACGCCCTCTGCACTGGGCGCAGCAGCTGGACCGGCGTGGTGGTTTAGGAGGAGCGGCGTCTGAAGAGACTATTTCTGGAGTTTCTCTTTACTTCTCATGTTTGTTtgagatgttttgaatttattcAGATtgtagtttctgtgtttctgtttctcagcttctctgtttcttcttctctcctttcatcCCCGTTTGCTTCGTCCAccatgtctctcttttttttttgcatttccacatttattcaaatcctcctcctcctcctcctcctcctcctcccaccgcCCCTCCAAACATCACAACCCCCGTCGGTCACATGAAACCCGGTCACCCCGCCTGCCAATCTGCAcgcattcccccccccccccccccatcctacAACCCAAAACCCCCCCTCATCAACTCCCAGTCCTGATCCTGGAGCGGGTGGAGATGGAAGACCTGAGCCACAAGACCCTGAAGATCACAGACTTTGGATTGGCGCGGGAGTGGCATCGCACCACCAAGATGAGCGCCGCCGGCACCTACGCCTGGATGGCGCCCGAAGTCATCCGCTCGTCCACGTTCTCCAAGGGGAGCGACATTTGGAGGTGGGCAGAGGAGGAGTAATCACATTGTTTGCCATTTTTGTCCCTTGTGGCGCAGCGCCGTAGCTAGGCCAATCTCACAGCCACCGACGTCTCCTGCCGGCGCCGTGATGGacggacgccgacacaaacacttgaaggaatcttggtgttcatgacagctgtcctgttctacttcttcccctgatttccgactctttccactctcctatctctacaataaagccacaaaaaataaaaatacatatttttttattaacttggCCTtcgggggcgggccgccccccctaatataatggtaggggaaacactggtacaTTGACATGACGCCTTGAGGATATTAAATCATGAGACGTTAGGGAGTCTCATTTTTCAAAAGTTAAAGTTTacttcagccttttttttttttaaacgttccAGCTATGGCGTGCTGCTGTGGGAGCTGCTGACAGGAGAAGTTCCGTTTCGGGGAATCGACAGTCTCGCCGTGGCCTATGGGGTCGCCATGAACAAGCTGGCTCTGCCCATCCCCTCCACCTGTCCTGAACCTTTTGCACGCCTGATGGAGGGTAAGAGGAGCAACAGATGATGTGTCAGAGAGATACCCCTGAACATGAATAATTAATAATCAATCGAGTACGGATCACCTCGTGTGACTGCGTcctaactgtttgttttttcagagtGCTGGAGCTCGGACCCTCACTCCCGGCCTCAGTTCACAGCGATCCTGGACCAGCTGACGTCCATCGAGGAGTCGGGCTTCTTTGAGATGCCAGCAGAGTCTTTCCACTCGCTGCAGGACGACTGGAAGCTGGAGATCCAGGAAATGTTCGACCAGCTGAGGACCAAGGAGAAGGTACAGATGAGACGCCgttttttagtttagtttaatcgtttatttgaatcagggacaaaaaaaaaccattagtctcagaagagatgctttgtaccataTTTAGCTAGctatttccatctgttgtccctgggcagatgatggcaacaACCTGGGCCCGGTTTCAACATGGTTCTAAAGGACTCATAGGTACTTACATTGAGGAGAGGCTTTAGTGGATGTAACAGAATCCTCTCGGGGAACTGCACCACATGAAGTACTGACTGACTCAGATGGTTATTATGTTATTCAGAGGCTGACACAGTAACATGAAGGATCCTACAGAAGCTGTTTCCACAtctacactcctgaaaatatctccaGCTGGTCTCTTCCTAAAGGGGGGCGAGCTGACAGACCGGTCCTGTGGGTAACACACTTACTGTTAACAAGAACCTCATTAACATCttttcaggttttaaaaaaataagacctGACTCATCGTTAAGTAAAATGAGATGTGATAatctgcaggaaggatttctcctttgtgttcctcttgttcctgttgtccacacttcctctctgctgaggtggaggtcggagcaggaagGAGGACGGCGGTgattgtggggacgacacagtctgatggtggaggcggggcgtcagggacgtcaggTGGTAGTAGCGCCCGATCACCTCGCTAAAGGTCGGGGGAGCTCATTCTACTCGAGAGAGCCTCTGCTGCAAACTCgtctttaaagtcttaatatgtgatttttcacacttaaatatataaatcaagtatctcctctgaaaataactctgtgagtcatgactgtctacaatgggtgtaacacccgagtcccactgtctgtgatgttttcagagttttcagagtcctatcttcactttgtttacattgccaggacggccggctgactcctcccctcgtgtataaaagttgtttaattgagggactagagaaaagaagaataacatactgtactcactgcttaactgtgtttctagatcacgctcatttcaggtaaatttacatgcagtgtgaagatacgagcagaataaagatcgctagcattagcatgctaacacaacaatgcagcgcgagttgttttggtttcatgctggtgctcaagggcgacatctgctggatcaaagaatcacatataaagactttaaagaccaaaaatatacataaaaagGATCCAGATCAAATGTATTATGAGATATAAACGATGGATCTGTCGGTACTCTTCAGCCTCTGCTCTAATAACATTCTTATGTTTTGAAGGTAAAGATCGAGGGTTCAATGTCGATGATTCACGGGCTTCATGTCATTTCGTCCTTCAGGAGCTGCGCTCGTGGGAGGAGGAGCTGACCCAAGCGGCGCTGCAGCAGAAGTGCCAGGAGGAGGCGCTGAGGAGGCGCGAGCAGGAGCTGGCCGAGCGCGAGATCCACATCCTGGAGCGAGAgctcaacatcatcatccaccaGCTGTACCAGGAGAAGCCTCACGTGGAGAGCAGGCAGGGCAAGTTCCGCCGCAACCGCCTTAAACTGAAGGACGGGAACAGGATCAGCCTGCCCTCAGGTACGGCAACGAGACGCCATGACGCTGCGTATGTCAGACAGTCTGCACACGAGATCAGGGCCGAGTCAGAGCAGAGTCAGGCTGTGGAGATAGAAGACGTTTAACTGCAGGCCAGAGAGGCGGGGTGTCATATGTTCTTCTTGTTGGTCTGTTGTGGATTGTTTGGTCGGGTTTTGATGCTGCTGTCATGGTCGCCTACGATGCAGTAACAAGTTGTAAATCAATGCATAAACATTGGTTTTGATCAGGTGTTATATTTAGCTTAGCATCACTGTCATTGTTTACTCTCtagctgctttcacacctgcagaaacctCCTGATATTTTAAAGATCTAGTGTCTGAATGACTGAATGAAGAGGAAATGgcaactgttttaaaatgtgaaatctttgtatggaggctgtagtcctcaaagcaggcagcACGTGTTCAAATCCGACCATCGTTTGTTTGACACAGGTGTGGTTGTAGAAACATCTCAGGGTTGGCTGAGGCTTTGGGGAAGGGGCCCAATGTGAGATCTTCTCATGGGGCCCTGAAATCCTGAAGACGCCCCTGAGCATATCACCATCTACGAGCCTTTCAcactctcttcacccggagtttctcctccagcctcctcgtatttattctgcagaaagtcgtataaatattctcattacagcGTCATGTAGAGTACTGCGTCCGGCATTTACGCTTCATTATAACCCtatgagccccccccctcctgtctgacagagagtctcctgctgtgaggtgcatgtgtgatcagccagatcaggagaatatctggagcagtcctcctgacgTTATCTAGATTTGTTAAGAAGTCCAGATGTGAAAACGCTTCATGACGTTGTTGCTTCTCTTTCATAAATATCCAAAGTGTCTTCATCTGTTTCTTCGTTCAATTAAATGCTTATTTTTCACCCGCTGGTTTATTTGAATTCCTCATTTAGATTTTCAGCACAAAATCACGGTGCAGGCGTCTCCCTCTCACGATCGGAGGCGGAGTCTGCTCAGCAGTAGTTCCAGTCCGCCGTCGAGCCCGGCCATGCTGCCCCGCCTCCGAGCCATCCAGCGTAAGACCCCGTCAGAGACTTGAGTTCACCTGGTGTCCGAGCCGCTGTGTAACATCTGTTTTCAAACTGTGTGTTCTGGTCTTGTTTGCAGTCACTCCAGGTGAGGGCTGCACGGCGTGGGGTCGCGGTGGTGCGAGTGTCCTGCAGGACGAAGACGAGGCCGAGAGGAAGGGGTCCAGAAAGAAGGGCAGGACTCGGGGGGGCGGCCCGTACAGAGAGCACAGCGCTGATGCAAGGTGAGGGGACAAGAACGTAGAGCGAGACAcctgagcccttccagagagggggcgtggtcagacacagctcatttacatatttaaaggtacagacacagaaacagcctgttctgagcagggctgaaatagaggggtttatagacatgatgaaatacaggatcagagtggatttagaacaagaaacttcacacacatgttgaagaggagctctgagacttatttaaactgaagaagaagaagaggagatgtCACCTTTAACGGTGAGTTGACACAAAGTCTGTGAAACACCCTCTGAGCCTGTTTCTGACTCTTTGTCTCTCCATCCTTCCTGACAGTGTGAAGCCTCCCCACGAGGGCAGCAGGCAGCGCTCCTGCAGCGCCCCAAACCTCCGCAGGTCTCCCAGACACAGTCCAGCCGTGCCCGGGGTGCCGAGCCTCGTGGAGATGGGTAAGAAGAGACCAGCTGATTTAAAGTCTATTTCATGCAGTGAACAGCTGAAGTTATTCTTCAGACTGgaaacagagaaggagaggatcCTGCttcctgctttttattttttattgacatttttttattgacatttttatgacatcacaatacaaacaagagTGAAAACCCACAACCCAATCCATGgacataacccccccccccccccccccccccccccccagaacacacaaacacacactcacaaccagAGAGGAGGTACACATATAGTTCATCTAAACCCTGTGACACAAAAGCATACATATCATTATACATCATCCAAGCTGTCCGCCATAGAAATgtccataaataaaacaagaaaaaaagataaatccaTACAGGTACAAATGCTGTCAGGGTAAGTCCAAATCTTGCAAGAAGGGACCCCAAGATTCTTCccatttatgtttacattttgaatcatGTGTATCACTGAGACCAGTTTCTGAGGCGTGGTGGAGTTGGTGTCTTCCAGtctttcaaaatcattttttcccTCCCACCATGCCCCTCAAAAGATCTGTTTGGGTATCTGCTTCAGATGCTTTTAAAGAAACTAGAATGTACTCTGACATGAGCGTTCCTGTTTTTAGAAAATGAAGACTGCTGCTTCAGCACGGAGCCGGGAGCCCCCCCTGGTCAGACCTACCTCTGCCTCCCCTTCCAGAAAGACTCccaccctgctgctgctgctgctgctgacgcCGATGGAGACGAGTACGGACCCGGGGGTCAGGTCCCAGGTACCCCGCCCTGCAGGAAGAGCCCGGGCGGGGGCCGGCGGTCTGAGCTGGTCCTGCTGGGTTGTGGCGCTCTGCTGGCCGCCGTGGGACTCGGCTGTAACCTGCTCGCCGCGGCCCAGCCGGAGGAGAGCGTCAAATCCCGATGGGAGAGTTTCTTCCACCGAGGGGGGGGCCAGAGGCGGAGCACCAGCCCTCAGACTCGCAGACTGTTCCGGCGGGAGAGCCCGCTGAAGCCCCCGGCGCCCTCGCTGCCCTCCTCCTACACGTTGCTGTCCTTATCCTCCGTGTCCGACTGCAACTCCACGCGCTCGCTGATCCGCTCGGACAGCGAGGAGCTGGTGGTGTACCGCCCGGCCTCGACGCCCGTGACTCAAACGCCGGTCAACCCGCTGGTCAACACCCACCTGGAGAGCTTCAAGAGGAACCCGCGCCAGTCCCTCACGCCCACCCACGTTCCCTCCGCCCCCCCGAGCTCCTCGCGCGGCCTGAGACGAACGCCGTCAGACGGAGCCATCAAGAAGAGCTGCCTCGCCAACAACCTGGAACCTTTACCTGAGAAGACGGCGTTGGAGAACACGGGTAAAGTTCATCCTGATCTCACAGATTTCACATCAAAATATAGAAAACAGTCTGATGATGTATTAACCTCCAAACGGACAGATAGAGAGCGACCGCCGTCTGCGTCACGTTCAGTCATTCTGTCTCTTCAGTAAAAGTTAAATATTCCACTCTTAACTTGGGACCCCTTGTGTCCCCCATACGGACCTCTGGCAGTCCCCGGACCCCCCTTTGAGAACCCTTCTGATAGACttaaagtcttcatatgtgatttttcactcttaaatatataaatcaagtatctcctctgaaaataactctgtgagtcatgactgtctacaatgggtgtaacacccgagtcccactgtctgtgatgttttcagagttttcagagtcctatcttcactttgtttacatcgcccggacggccggctgactcctcccctcgtgtataaaagttgtttaattgagggactagagaaaagaagaataacatactgtactcactgcttaactgtgtttctagatcacgctcatttcaggtaaatttacatgcagtgtgaagatacgagcagaataaagatcgctagcattagcatgctaaca includes the following:
- the map3k9 gene encoding mitogen-activated protein kinase kinase kinase 9, with protein sequence MDVFKPALDSSLSPKACVPSSEEADVFRWPPPEDGSSAAKDPLPPGASGFWTAVFDYEATAEDELSLRRGDLVEVLSKDSLVSGDEGWWTGMIADRVGIFPSNYVSKGNGIPEEIRDTPEQQYSVPPLHLLEIDFSELTLEEIIGVGGFGKVYRAVWRGFEVAVKAARRDPDEDPEQTLESVRQEAKLFAMLNHQNIMALLGVCLLEPNLCLVMEFARGGALNRALAGKRIPPCTLVDWAVQIARGMLYLHSQAIVPIIHRDLKSSNILILERVEMEDLSHKTLKITDFGLAREWHRTTKMSAAGTYAWMAPEVIRSSTFSKGSDIWSYGVLLWELLTGEVPFRGIDSLAVAYGVAMNKLALPIPSTCPEPFARLMEECWSSDPHSRPQFTAILDQLTSIEESGFFEMPAESFHSLQDDWKLEIQEMFDQLRTKEKELRSWEEELTQAALQQKCQEEALRRREQELAEREIHILERELNIIIHQLYQEKPHVESRQGKFRRNRLKLKDGNRISLPSDFQHKITVQASPSHDRRRSLLSSSSSPPSSPAMLPRLRAIQLTPGEGCTAWGRGGASVLQDEDEAERKGSRKKGRTRGGGPYREHSADASVKPPHEGSRQRSCSAPNLRRSPRHSPAVPGVPSLVEMENEDCCFSTEPGAPPGQTYLCLPFQKDSHPAAAAAADADGDEYGPGGQVPGTPPCRKSPGGGRRSELVLLGCGALLAAVGLGCNLLAAAQPEESVKSRWESFFHRGGGQRRSTSPQTRRLFRRESPLKPPAPSLPSSYTLLSLSSVSDCNSTRSLIRSDSEELVVYRPASTPVTQTPVNPLVNTHLESFKRNPRQSLTPTHVPSAPPSSSRGLRRTPSDGAIKKSCLANNLEPLPEKTALENTGVFRGFKEDCREVPRLPDPNIVFPPTPRRRCAPERPKTLDFVARPRPSPRARCDVFWGEARPRGNGLNPGNGDSPAHTSSTETPPTVEFGGDPAALRTPMEAPTPYSPRKKENLLDQSDEGQCRDGTVPLSFPKDSPYRYRPGFWS